The Salvelinus sp. IW2-2015 linkage group LG32, ASM291031v2, whole genome shotgun sequence genome includes the window GATGAGTCCAAGGAGRMCAGGGAGTGTGTTCCWCTYCCCTTCTTCCGCTGGAACCTGTCAAGCTTCGCCCGGGACAAGTACGCTCCTCTYCTCCTAAAGCCAGAGAGCAAGGTGGTGGTCGTGGTCCTCTTCGTGRCYCTSCTGGGGCTCAGCYTGTACGGAACCACCATGGTYCATGACGGACTCTACCTGACCGACATTGTGCCCCGCGACACCAAGGAGTACGACTTCATCAACGCCCAGTTCAAGTACTTCTCTTTCTACAACATGTACCTGGTGACCATGGACGGCTTTGACTACGCCCGCTCCCAGCGTCTCCTCATCCAGCTGCACAACTCCTTCACCTCGGTCAAGTACGTGGTGAGGGACAGCGACCAGCAGCTACCCCGGATGTGGCTGCACTATTTTCAGGACTGGCTAAGAGGTAAATACAGGTTGCCTAAAGGAGACCttgttttatttcattccagAAGCCCCATAGTGATTCTGTTATTAGGCCtagtcagtcagtgtgtttgaAAAGGAGCTCTGTTTGTGGATTCTTGACCTGGCGGTATAGCGTTTTAGTGATGTCAGGGTCTTTAGAGGGAGAGGTTGGTTTTTGATGTTTACCTTCAGTGTAAGGATGAGGGTGGAGGATGGGAGGTGAATAGGAGGTGAGCGAAAGCCTGGGGCGGTGAAAGTTCACCACCATccagcagggctggaggctagaTGATGTAGAAGAAAGGCCAGAGGTTATCTCCCTCACCTTTTGGCCTCTTCCCTCTGGCTAAAATATATTGGAGGTCCTAGACTAGTCATGAGGAAGTATTAAGCTATGAGGCGAATCGAGGGTGGGCCGCGGGTAACCAGGCTCGACAATCCAAAACATGAGAAACAGAACTCTTCAATCGATTGAGAACTGGAGTGACAtaaaagactctctctctctccacccctccctccatgcTATTTCCTTTCTAGTCAGGTTCTCCCTGTAATTAGAGAAAGGCTGTCGAAACTGGTTTTTAACTGCCGCCAGACTTTGTCATTTAGAAAACACGAAAGGCTTTGCTGGTTAGTTTATTCAGCCCACAGACATATTAGGAACAGAGATGCGTGTTtttggatgtgtttgtgtgtggttttgttggAGGTTAATGTTCAGAACACTCTGTAAAACGTCTTATTTTACTTAGATGACTCATTCTAAACGTACCATCATGTTTTCACTACTCTAAAGTATAACTCCTGGCATAGTGCTCCAAACATCTCAGCTTATGTTGTGGCCCTGTCAGCTGTATAATATAATAARCATGAGAATGTGGTGGTGGATCAGATCGGTCTAACTCTGTGctctcctgtgttctctctcctctaggACTGCAGGCTGCCTTCGATGCAGACTGGGAGGCAGGCAGGATCACCTGGGATAACTACCGTAACGGCACCGAGGATGGTGTTCTGGCCTACAAGCTGCTCATCCAGACCGGGTCCAAGAAGGACCCCTTCAACTACAACCAGGTGTGTATAGTCACAGTACCATGCTCCTACTGCCTTCGATAGAACTCTGTTCCCCRGGTCTCCCTTGGGAAAAaggtcttctgacctcaatgggacttcctgtttAAGTAAAGTTTAAATGTAGCTTGAATATATTTGATGGTATAGTCCCAGTCCGGCTACTGAGAATGCTAACCCCAGTCCCTCTCTATATGTCTAAAAGCTGACTTCGCGTCGTCTGATGGATGACGACGGTCTAATTCACCCAGACGTCTTCTATATCTACCTGACTGTGTGGGTGAGCAACGACCCTCTGGGCTATGCCGCCTCTCAGGGTAACTTCTACCCTCACCCCCGTGAGTGGATCCACGACAAGTACGATACCACCGGAGAGAACCTGCGCAGTAAGTCTCCCACTAGGCCTCTCTTTAAATTCAcatgaaaatgcacattttttaatGAAGTTTCTACCATGAGCCAAGGTCATATGGTCTAACCTCTCGTGGTGTATTGCAGTCCCTGCCGCAGAGCCCCTGGAGTTTGCCCAGTTCCCCTTCTACCTAAACGGCCTGAGGCAGGCATCCGACTTCGTCGAGGGTATTGAGAGCGTGCGCACCATCTGCGAGGAGTTCACCCGTAAAGGCGTGCTCAACTACCCCAACGGGTACCCCTTCCTGTTCTGGGAGCAGTACATCGGCCTGCGACACTGGTTCCTCCTGGCGGTCAGCGTGGTGCTAGCCTGCACCTTCCTGGTCTGTGCCATCCTCCTGCTCAACCCCTGGACCGCTGCATCATGTAAGTCCCCTCAgctcacccccctctccttctcttttcctcttcccctcctatctcctcctcctccttcccagcTCCCTCCCTCAGCACAGCTCAATAAAAACCCTCCACAGTGGGAGCGGCAGGCCCCATCTCTGGGAGGGCCCTTGCGCGCGTGGCCCAGAGGGTCTGCTCACACCCCCCAGCCTTTTCATTTAATCTGTTCTGCTAGGTTTAGAAAAGGAAATGCAAAGGAGCTTCTCCTGAAGACTTTTACCTTCAGCTCCCTTGTCAAAATTGGGACAGACGGACTGCCTAGTCGCGACCTTGCCTGCTAAACCCATCCATCAGGCCTGGGAGGTAGACGCCTGTCAACTCCAGCGGCTGGGAAACACTTTCACAAAGCTGTGTGAGGTAGGGCCTGCCGCCCGCACTTCAGACCGCACTGAAGGGTGGACTCCGTGACCGACCATTGGGCTGTATGCACAATTCATCAGGTGTGGCACAAGGTTTCAGTTTGAAGTGGAATGTATTTAACTTCTCTATTTAAGTAGTCACTactgaaaacagacagacagacagagagagagaggagaagaggagacgagaaagaagagatgagagagagagagagagagagagagagagagagagaggagagagagagagagagagagaagagaagagaggagaagaggaagagagagaaggaagagctgCGGGAGAGAAGTGAGAAGGTTGAGgaagatggatgagagagagagagagagagagagagagagagagagagagagagagagagaggtcctttCAGGCCTACATGTGCACAGTCACATTGTCTCTCTTTAAGCTGGAGCCTCTATAGTTTCACTGCCTATATGTGGCCGTGCAATAAAACAGAGTTTTATCATTTCCAATTTAACCGTGACCAAATTGGGACCCCTGCCAACATCAAAGGTTCACGAGGCTAAGGATTTTCaaagtcctctctctctatcttgttaAAAAATAGGGGAATATAACCCCGAGAGAGGGAGCAGCCcgggagggtgaggaagagggctAGGGAGAGTGAGACTAGGGCCTGAGTGTAATTCGATGTCATGCAGATGACAGTGAGATCCTCGAAAATGTAGGGTCAAATATTCTGTTGGGTAAGACTTAACTCTTACCTAATAGAATCGTGGAAATAGGCACTGGAGGTTGTGGGTGCAAGACATGCTGTGAAAATGAtaactttctctctgtctctctaacattTTTACCTACTCTTTAATGGATGTGTTTCATTGTGACTCCAGAGATTTAGGCAGTGTCTAACCAACCCGTGTTCCTCTACTCAGGTCTTCATCCTGGCTATGATGACGGTGGAGCTCTTCGGTATCATGGGCCTGATCGGCATCAAACTCAGTGCSATCCCAGTGGTCATCCTCATCGCCTCTGTAGGCATCGGCGTCGAATTCACCGTCCACATTGCACtggtaagcatttcgctgcacctgtgataacatctgcaaatgtgtgtatgtgaccaataaacatggatttgatttgattttggtaaGGATTTTTCCTCCCTCACTCTATGGACAAACTAGGAGAAAGTCAATGAAGATAAGAAGTAGAGATACACTACTACCATGGATGGAATGATAATGTCGCCACGAGCCACTACTTTTCCCCCATGAGTCTGTTCTGGACAGCTTGACCCTaaccctctgcctctgcctctgtcctctctcttgtccccAGGCCTTTCTGACGGCCGTAGGGAATAGGAACAGGCGTTCTGCGGTGGCCCTGGAGCACATGTTTGCCCCTGTGATTGACGGGGCCATCTCTACTTTGCTGGGGGTCCTAATGCTGGCTGGCTCCGAGTTTGACTTCATCCTGAGGTGAGTGTGAGAGACTCCAATTCCTCCTGGGCAGATTCCCTCCAGTATTCCATATGTCGCCTTATGGAGGAAGTGCTAGTGTTGTGTTTATGCTGCTGAGGGGGCGGATGCATGGAGACAGTTGTCTGTTTTCCTCTGGGGGAGGGAGCCAGGGTGGGTGGGGGGCCACAGCGGTGCATGCAGGTGGGAATGCGCTCCCCCCCACCTGGCACTGTCTGTCAGTCCTTCGTGCTGCTGCCTGCAGGCCTCGCTCACCGCCCAGCGGCCAGCGCCCACCGCCCAGCGCCCACCGCCCAGCGCCCAGCGGCCTACTGGCCCCAGCACAACAAATGGAGAAAACATCAAGGGTGTGGAACAGCTGCTCATAAACATGGACATGTTCTACTACTCACTGAGTGGTGGTGActcgcacacaccacacatatgagcacagacacacacacacacacacacacacacacatacacatgcatgcaaacatgagcgcaaacatacacacacataccattcTCATAAGGAATCTGTAAACTTTCCAATCATCCGGTTGAAAACATTTCTGCCCAAATAGGGCACCACAATAAAAAAAGCCTGGGTTTGAGCTGGTCAGTGGTACCCCTACCAGtagtcaccaccaccacctccaaccACCCTCCATCACCACCCTCACCCCCAACCAAGGCTTCTGGCTTCTGTTGGAGGGTTCTTTTTTCACTGCTAAAATGCTTCAGTGGAAAAAAGCAAATAGCAATGTTTTTCAGCTRAATCTGGCCTCAGCTGGAACCAAACCACAGCCTTGAGAGCAGCCTCAAACAGGCCCATGACATAAAAAATGCTTACTGAGAAAGCAGGGCAGCACATTGAAAATATAAATACGTTCAGGGTGGCTTTTTGGCAGAAACGCTCCAAGCATTCTCATTCTGTTTTTGTCAAGCGACATGGAGGAACTGGAAAGGATCGTTTTTCCACCaaaaagggagagaaggaaaaaaaagaggagaggaggaaggacaagaACAACAGGGTGGGAAAGAAAGAGGGGTTGGGAATAGAGAGTTGttaggaggaggagggtaggtgGTTCTAGGAGAGTGGTGGAGCTTGGGAGGTTGGTTGGAGAGCTAACTGTRTGCGTTGTGGCGGTGGGCTAGCAGGCAGCACGAGGAGAGCATTCACACTAGGAGGTCCTGTTTAGATGTAGCAGAGCAGAGCCGTCCCTCTCACTGGGGAGTAGCATAAATACGTTGTTGTAAACATCTCCTGGCGGTGGTACGCTGAATAAATAGGCCAGCAAGCTCAGCTGCCCCTATCCAAAGAAGCCACCCCTTCCAACCCCCGACTCCAAATGGAAAAGATTACAGTTTCTATAAACAACAGAATTCCTAACACTGTCTTCTTTGGAGGGAACGTGGATAGTTAAGGGTCTCTTTTTTAACCCTTAAATAAATCAAGCGCCACTTTCGGAATGTTGACGTAGTAAAATAAACACGGTACTTTTTTTCTTGACTTTTCACAGACGCAGGATAGTCATAGTGAGTGGCTGTATCTAACGAGTTGAACGGTAACTAGAGGTGAATACTGATGGTGGTTTCTGCTTCATCTGGTTTTCTACTCTTCCTTAGGGCATGTGTGTTTTCATTTGAAACTACTTTCAAGGGCATAAGAAGTGACCAGTCACATTTGTGTGTCTTTTTGAAGTGAGGCATGGTCATGGCTGAGAAGACTGAACTGAAATGTTTGGTGAAGTATTTTGTCATAGCAAGTTAAGTTGACTTCCCAGAGTAAAACAGAGCGAACTCCATTGGCTTTGttaaagagacagacacagggagagTGGAAGAGTAAATGGGAAGGCACAAGGGGAGCATGAGGTGCAGAGAAAATAAAGATACGCTCGATACCAAACTTAAAAGTGACCTTCCCTTCTGAGGTGTGACACCAACAAAGCCGGAGTGGTAGATTCAGGCGGGGATGAATGAAAGTTCCAGAATGCTATTATCCTTGTTCTTGTTTTTCATAATCCACTCTATTTTTCTTACTTAAGTCTGGACCGCAGTTAAAAGAGCTGAGCCCTCTGTTTTCTGTTAGCGTTTAAGTGGAGTCCTCTCTAATTTTCTCATACACTCTTTCTTGTGGCAACCTCAGCCCTTCCTCAGAGCACAGAGAGGCTCACAGAGACCCAGGCAACCTCACAGCTCTGTGGCCCATTACAGAGCACCCTTCACCACGCAATCATTTAGAGCAGAGCTAGGAACCACAACAGCTCCATACAACtccaagagagacaaagagaaggcGCTTAACAGTACTACGAGCATCAAAGGATGTTTTACTTGGAGCATGTTGAGAGTCTGATTTACCCCCTGCccttaacacacaaacacacatttttttccagAGCAGCTTCCCATCCACTCTGGTTCCCTTCAGATACTAGACAGAGTATACAGTTTCCTCTCTGTTCTCATCACAAAGGGACACtgagtgtatatacactacatgtatcTCTACTACCAATTGTGGCCCACTCCACACACTGACCAACAGTAGTAATGTTCAATACAAAAcaagatagtagtagtagtagtagtagtagtagcgctGAGTGAGACTCATCCACCCAACAGTCCTTTGTTTATCTCTCTCATGTAGTGTCTGTGAGGTGTGATGTGATGTGGCTGACATAGGCAGGCAGGAAGAGCAGGCAGGCTCCACTGGCCAGCCCAGTATAAACACAGAGGTGCCTTGCCCTCGCCACGGTGAAATTGGAGCTCATTGACTTCAGATATTAAGTTGTTGAAGGGAAAATTACATTAGCGGCAGCAGCGGCTCAGAGGCCAGAAGGGGGACACTTCTTCTCCCCTAGCCTGCAGtgagacagggaggggagggagggcccTGGCGTTTCTGACGTGTAGRATCTGCTGGCTAATGTAAACACATATTTTCAGGAAGTGGCAGTGCTGTGGTGATAGATGAGGGCTCCCAGACGGAGAAGATGGAGCCCAGGAATTTTCTTCCAACTTGTCAAGTTGCCAGTAGTAGAGAGGgacggacagagggagagaggaaatgcaggggaagggagggaaagagaaggaaatGGGGCCAAACATAGGGCTTGAGAGAGGGTGGTCTGATTCTACCCCCCCAGCTCTGCAGTGTYctcccttccagtgtgtcctCGTGTCGCCTGTTTACTAATGTGGCTGAGTGCTGGTGGCCCTGCTTATTCCCATTCAGAAGGAGCCTTGGTGACTAAatgttctctctgtgttggttgtgttCCAGGTACTTCTTTGCGGTGCTGGCTATCCTGACCGTGCTGGGGATCCTGAATGGACTGGTGCTGCTGCCCGTGCTGCTCTCCCTCATGGGCCCACCCCCGGAGGTCACCCCGTCCGACAACGGCAGCTGTCTGTCGCCGgagcccctctcccctcccatgACCCACCACGGCTATTACGCGGGACATGGCCCACTCAGCCCGCGACAACAGGCCTTCTCAGAGTCCTCCGAGTCAGAGTGCTACTCTGAGACGACTACCACATCAGGGATAGGGGAGGAGTACAAGTACTGTGACCGCAGTCCTTACATCACCCCTCCTACCTCCCACATACTGCTGGAGGCCAGCAAGAACCCCAGCTTCCCCAAGCTCACGGTATGAAAGCACCCCAGTATTAGTTGCTACTTCATACATAATACATCCCAAATACAGTATGATGTGCAATACATTGTTATTAACAATGAATATCATGATTCTAATCATGTCTGTTATTGTTCTGCTCTTCCAGGTGGTGAAACCGTTCCAAGGGAACCAATCTGTAACTCCTCAGAAAGAACTCTTAAATGAATCTTCTCCGAATGCGGTTAACTCGGTCAGCTCTCAACTCAAGCAGTGGGATAACAAACATGATTACAATTCTGACCAGGGACCCAGGAGGCAACATTTACCCATTGACAGGACCCAAGGTCCTGGGAGGACTAATCACTGTGGTCCCAGGTCTCAGACACACAAAGGGCCTCATCAGAACAGGACTAAGATGCCGGGCTATAATGGCGGTACCGTGTCCGGTAGTGCTGTTACTACCATGGTTACGGCCACGGCCTCGGTGACTGTGGCGGTGCACCCCAGCTTGCCGGGGGCCTACCAGGGTTACATGCATGAGGGCTACGAGGACAGTGAATCAGACTGTTTTGAGCACACTAAGAGGACTTCACAATCTTGTGGGAAAGCTCCCCAATCTTCCAAGCGTGAATCCTTGGAGCTTCAAGACCTGGAATCTGTACAGAACCACTTTCAGGCAAACCAGGCACAAGGTGAGTCTAACACTGAAACTTAAACACACTTTTACATACTTGGACTTTCATTTTATGGTAGATCAACATTAGGCTATATTAGAATATTTTCACATTAACATTCTGTACGTAGGCTGTCTGtgaatatgtctgtgtgtgcagctATGACTGGTGTTCAACAATGGTTCTCACAGTTCTCTTTCTTCCTTGCTCTTGTGTTCCAGGTGGCCCATGGATCCAGGCAGCCAAAGATTGCTAGACACCCTGCTACCCCACCCTGCCCCTATGTCTGGAATCCTTCTCTGGCTGCCTCCGATACCCAGCCCGTTCTCTTTGATCTGTACATAGACCTCACACAGACAAGAGGATTTATTTGTAAAGATATTAAAAAAAAGGTCTTgttttaagaatatataaatatatgagtATATATTTTAATACTAAAAAGAGGGAAACAACTATTTAAAAGAGTACTGTATAACTTGGCTATTCTCTTGTGTAGAGTCAGATATATAAGATGATTGGGGGGTTCCTCCCTTTGTATAGATCTAGAAGATACTA containing:
- the LOC111956836 gene encoding LOW QUALITY PROTEIN: protein patched homolog 1-like (The sequence of the model RefSeq protein was modified relative to this genomic sequence to represent the inferred CDS: inserted 3 bases in 2 codons; deleted 1 base in 1 codon; substituted 2 bases at 2 genomic stop codons), whose amino-acid sequence is MRXYSILDYCRVCXTRTVSLLLRSVLVFLVWTMASDPRVPGAGVFGDLPPSYTRSPPQVNSDLLRRPSYCHAAFALKQISKGKAVGQKAPLWIRARFQALLFSLGCHIQRHCGKVLFIGLLVFGALSVGLRVAAIETDIEQLWVEAGSRVSRELRYTKEKQGEESVFTSQMLIQTPKQEGTNILTQDALLLHLEAALSASKVQVSLFGKSWDLNKICYKSGVPIIENVMIERMIDKLFPCMIVTPLDCFWEGAKLQGGSAYLPGSRRSQWCNWTLLKLMEELSRXHQSGGFREMLDKAQVGHAYMNRALPGPNDSDCPXAPPNKDLRESDIAGQLQGALHGFSKKFRHWQEELILERSGSRKSRIALQSAEALQTMFLLMSPKQLYEHFKDDYEIHDINWNEDKATAILESWQRKFVEVAHGSIPQNSTSEIHAFSTTTLNDIMKSFSDVSVIRVAGGYLLMLAYACATMLRWDCAKSQGAVGLAGVLLVALSVAAGLGLCSLLGLSFNAATTQVLPFLALGIGVDDMFLLAHSFTETGINIPFKERTGDCLRRTGTSVALTSINNMIAFFMAALVPIPALRAFSLQAAIIVVFNFAMVLLIFPAILSLDLHRREDKRLDILCCFYSPCSSRVIQIQPQEFSDANDNTTHSHAPGAQTTTTYTGSTITTSTQITTTVQAFTQCDAAGQHIVTILPPTSQISTSPPSVVVAXSPXPPXPTDXYGSQLFSPSSSTRDLLAQMDESKEXRECVPLPFFRWNLSSFARDKYAPLLLKPESKVVVVVLFVXLLGLSLYGTTMVHDGLYLTDIVPRDTKEYDFINAQFKYFSFYNMYLVTMDGFDYARSQRLLIQLHNSFTSVKYVVRDSDQQLPRMWLHYFQDWLRGLQAAFDADWEAGRITWDNYRNGTEDGVLAYKLLIQTGSKKDPFNYNQLTSRRLMDDDGLIHPDVFYIYLTVWVSNDPLGYAASQGNFYPHPREWIHDKYDTTGENLRIPAAEPLEFAQFPFYLNGLRQASDFVEGIESVRTICEEFTRKGVLNYPNGYPFLFWEQYIGLRHWFLLAVSVVLACTFLVCAILLLNPWTAGLSVFILAMMTVELFGIMGLIGIKLSAIPVVILIASVGIGVEFTVHIALAFLTAVGNRNRRSAVALEHMFAPVIDGAISTLLGVLMLAGSEFDFILRYFFAVLAILTVLGILNGLVLLPVLLSLMGPPPEVTPSDNGSCLSPEPLSPPMTHHGYYAGHGPLSPRQQAFSESSESECYSETTTTSGIGEEYKYCDRSPYITPPTSHILLEASKNPSFPKLTVVKPFQGNQSVTPQKELLNESSPNAVNSVSSQLKQWDNKHDYNSDQGPRRQHLPIDRTQGPGRTNHCGPRSQTHKGPHQNRTKMPGYNGGTVSGSAVTTMVTATASVTVAVHPSLPGAYQGYMHEGYEDSESDCFEHTKRTSQSCGKAPQSSKRESLELQDLESVQNHFQANQAQGGPWIQAAKDC